In a genomic window of Nocardia fluminea:
- a CDS encoding penicillin-binding transpeptidase domain-containing protein, protein MRTRMLTTCAVAALAVAATACSSGAQGPVPAADAFAAAFAEHDLAAAAALTTAPEKATAALTSTWQALQAEKLSIRTGDARVNGDTATVDYTYEWTLPKGRQWTYSGELQMGRSDGRWLVRWSSADIHPKLGDTQSMELRTRPAPRARVNEAAGSDVLVPGKVSRVKFTVADAPDPTRVAGALAAALSRIDPVAYTPQSILTAARKTDGAHTVILLDEYEADTIGGELIGLPGVTLTQEWDMVPTDRRFAPDLLTQVRKTVIAEVDGKAGWSVVTRNADGADLDVLHEEAAEPAPSFALSIDRFVQNSAQHAVDLRTEQAMMVVLRPSTGAILAVAQNKFADRDGPVATSGQYPPGSIFKTVTASAAMAAGLATPDTVLACPSSTIIGERTIPNYNMFTVGEVPMATAYERSCNTTFARLASKLEPDALTEAAARLGVGQDYKVEGLPTVSGSVPKADGLVQRAEDGIGQGRVVVSPFGMAVMAATVAHGAAPVPYLIAGRPTEVTGERPAIAPEVVEGLRSMMRMVVTGGTAERIRDQGEVYGKTGEAEVDGGSHSWFVGYRGDIAFATLLVKGGSSDNAVAVTRDMFAALPAGY, encoded by the coding sequence ATGAGGACACGGATGCTCACCACGTGCGCGGTGGCCGCCCTCGCTGTCGCGGCGACCGCCTGTTCTTCCGGTGCCCAGGGGCCGGTGCCCGCCGCGGACGCCTTCGCGGCGGCGTTCGCCGAACACGATCTCGCCGCGGCCGCGGCGCTGACCACCGCACCCGAGAAGGCCACGGCGGCACTGACTTCGACGTGGCAGGCGTTGCAGGCGGAGAAGTTGTCGATCCGCACCGGCGACGCGCGCGTCAACGGTGACACCGCGACGGTCGACTACACCTACGAGTGGACCCTGCCCAAGGGACGTCAGTGGACCTACTCCGGCGAATTACAGATGGGCCGCAGCGACGGGCGCTGGCTGGTCCGCTGGAGTTCGGCCGACATCCACCCCAAACTCGGTGACACCCAGAGCATGGAGTTGCGCACCCGTCCCGCCCCGCGTGCCAGGGTCAACGAGGCGGCGGGCAGTGATGTGCTGGTGCCCGGCAAGGTCTCGCGCGTGAAGTTCACCGTCGCCGACGCTCCCGACCCGACCCGCGTCGCCGGGGCGCTCGCCGCGGCGCTGAGCCGCATCGACCCGGTCGCCTACACCCCACAGTCCATCCTCACCGCCGCGCGCAAGACCGACGGCGCGCACACCGTGATCCTGCTCGACGAGTACGAGGCCGACACCATCGGCGGTGAGCTGATCGGCCTGCCCGGCGTCACCCTGACCCAGGAGTGGGACATGGTGCCCACCGACCGCAGATTCGCGCCCGACCTGCTCACCCAGGTCCGTAAGACGGTGATCGCGGAGGTCGACGGGAAGGCGGGCTGGAGCGTGGTCACCCGCAATGCCGACGGCGCCGATCTCGATGTGCTGCACGAGGAAGCGGCCGAACCCGCGCCGTCGTTCGCGCTGAGCATCGACCGGTTCGTGCAGAATTCCGCTCAGCACGCCGTGGACCTGCGTACCGAGCAGGCGATGATGGTGGTGCTGCGCCCGTCGACCGGTGCGATCCTCGCGGTGGCCCAGAACAAGTTCGCCGACCGCGACGGTCCGGTGGCCACCAGTGGTCAGTATCCGCCGGGCTCGATCTTCAAGACGGTCACGGCGTCGGCGGCGATGGCCGCCGGGCTCGCCACACCGGACACCGTGCTGGCCTGTCCGAGCAGCACCATCATCGGCGAACGCACCATCCCCAACTACAACATGTTCACCGTCGGTGAAGTGCCGATGGCCACCGCCTATGAACGCTCGTGCAACACCACCTTCGCCAGGCTGGCCAGCAAGCTCGAACCCGACGCGCTCACCGAGGCCGCGGCGCGCCTCGGCGTCGGCCAGGACTACAAGGTCGAAGGACTCCCGACCGTGTCCGGGTCGGTGCCGAAGGCCGATGGGCTCGTCCAGCGCGCCGAGGACGGCATCGGCCAGGGCCGAGTGGTGGTGAGCCCGTTCGGGATGGCGGTGATGGCCGCGACGGTCGCCCACGGTGCCGCGCCGGTGCCGTATCTGATCGCAGGCAGGCCCACCGAGGTCACCGGCGAGCGGCCCGCGATCGCGCCGGAGGTGGTCGAGGGGCTGCGTTCGATGATGCGCATGGTGGTCACCGGCGGCACGGCCGAACGCATCAGGGACCAGGGCGAGGTGTACGGCAAGACCGGCGAGGCCGAGGTCGACGGTGGATCGCACTCGTGGTTCGTCGGCTATCGCGGGGATATCGCGTTCGCGACACTGCTGGTGAAGGGTGGCAGTTCCGACAACGCGGTGGCTGTCACCCGGGATATGTTCGCCGCACTACCCGCCGGCTACTGA
- a CDS encoding peroxynitrite isomerase: MVEPSPNIAPHPDIAALAPLLGTWRGRGHGEYPTIESFDYVEEITFGHLGRPFLTYRQRTKAGSDGRPLHAETGYLRSPSPGRVELILAHPTGITEICEGTITETVDGIRLELNSTNIGLSESAKPVTALGRSFHVTGDTIEYTLRMAAVGESLQHHLAATLQRG, encoded by the coding sequence GTGGTCGAACCTTCCCCCAACATCGCCCCGCACCCCGACATCGCCGCCCTGGCACCACTACTCGGCACTTGGCGCGGTCGCGGGCACGGCGAATACCCGACCATCGAATCCTTCGACTACGTCGAGGAGATCACCTTCGGCCATCTGGGCAGACCGTTCCTCACCTACCGGCAACGGACCAAGGCGGGCTCCGACGGCAGGCCGCTGCACGCGGAGACCGGCTACCTGCGCAGTCCGTCGCCGGGGCGGGTCGAATTGATACTCGCCCACCCGACCGGGATCACCGAGATCTGCGAGGGCACGATCACCGAGACGGTGGACGGAATTCGTCTCGAATTGAACTCCACGAATATCGGTCTGAGCGAATCGGCTAAGCCGGTTACCGCGCTCGGCCGCTCATTTCATGTCACCGGCGACACGATCGAGTACACGCTGCGGATGGCGGCGGTCGGCGAATCTTTACAGCACCACCTGGCGGCGACTCTGCAACGCGGCTGA